One segment of Pempheris klunzingeri isolate RE-2024b chromosome 20, fPemKlu1.hap1, whole genome shotgun sequence DNA contains the following:
- the LOC139220154 gene encoding neoverrucotoxin subunit beta-like has product MASDNVKVAALGRPFTLGMLYDARTDQLIPGVTLWNNETLQKNEVKNSQHSSEFEMSASDTVESKSNLLNIKASLKASFLGGLVEVGGSAKYLNDTKKSKNQCRLTCQYKATTDFKQLSMSDLLTLDSEQTSIIENSVATHVVTGILYGANAFFVFDSEKVKSSSVQDIEGSMEAVIKKIPSFNVEGKVEIKLTEEEEALTKKFSCKFYGDFILESNPATFVNAVKTYVDLPKLLGENGENGVPLTVWMMPLKNLHSEAAEMTNEISVGLTKKVQDALEDLKEIGMRCNDCLSDSVVKSFPQIQKKLLTFQKLCNYYASNIQQTMAEILPSARNGEEVERSAEQVLFSDSGDSSPFSHEKLSRWLDHKEREINVVRSCLEIMEGTKVVQSQSEMDREVLAPGVHEALIFVFTSLDTPDPCLHDMDNHLEGLKAGSTSDDPWYYSDDVFIKMRKRAKDFHKFTLKGSGGCFLVAAIANEKHKGASVYRYRNGILVNEDFYIQDHLNVETLTDIKDLIDYAYDVTLDPDTAHDSISLTPENKMATLRGSHGYEDSPQRFDSVSQVLCREGLTGRCYWELDWGPVASMESSAGVCYSGLQRKGDGDESRLGKNAMSWCLGYQHNFLSGDSVVYVEHDNKSQDLGQPVINKLGVFLDWSGGSLSFYSVSDAALTHLHTFYTTFSGPLYPAIGLNTLFSYMKL; this is encoded by the exons TGACATTGTGGAATAATGAAACTCTACAGAAGAACGAGGTTAAAAACTCTCAGCACAGCAGTGAATTTGAAATGTCTGCGTCGGACACCGTTGAATCCAAGTCTAATCTGCTGAATATCAAAGCCTCTCTGAAGGCCAGTTTCCTGGGTGGACTGGTTGAAGTTGGAGGATCTGCCAAATATCTGAACGATACGAAGAAATCCAAGAATCAGTGCAGACTGACGTGTCAGTACAAAGCCACCACCGACTTCAAGCAGCTGTCGATGTCCGACCTTCTGACCCTGGACTCAGAGCAGACGAGCATCATTGAGAACAGCGTGGCGACACATGTGGTCACGGGCATCCTTTACGGGGCCAACGCTTTCTTTGTCTTCGACAGCGAGAAGGTAAAGTCCAGCAGTGTTCAGGACATCGAGGGCAGCATGGAAGCCGTGATAAAGAAGATCCCCTCGTTTAATGTTGAGGGGAAAGTTGAGATCAAGctgactgaggaagaggaagcgCTGACCAAGAAGTTCTCCTGCAAATTCTACGGGGATTTCATTCTTGAAAGCAACCCTGCGACATTTGTAAATGCCGTGAAGACCTATGTAGACCTTCCAAAGCTGCTGGGAGAAAACGGAGAGAACGGCGTCCCACTGACCGTCTGGATGATGCCGCTGAAGAATTTGCACTCAGAGGCTGCTGAGATGACAAATGAGATCAGCGTCGGACTGACGAAGAAAGTTCAAGATGCTCTAGAAGATTTGAAGGAAATAGGAATGAGATGTAACGACTGTCTGAGCGACAGCGTGGTGAAGAGTTTTCCACAGATCCAGAAAAAGCTCCTCACTTTCCAAAAGTTGTGTAATTATTACGCATCTAACATCCAGCAGACGATGGCGGAGATACTTCCCTCCGCCCGCAATGGTGAAGAAGTCGAGAGATCAGCAGAACAAGTCTTGTTCTCAGACAGCGGAGACTCGTCGCCGTTCAGTCATGAAAAGCTGAGCAGATGGCTGGatcataaagagagagagatcaacGTGGTCCGGTCCTGTCTGGAGATCATGGAGGGAACAAAGGTGGTCCAGAGCCAGTcggagatggacagagaggtTCTCGCTCCAGGTGTACACGAGGCGCTGATCTTTGTCTTCACCTCCCTGGACACCCCCGACCCCTGCCTCCACGACATGGACAACCACCTGGAAGGACTTAAAGCAGGAAGTACCAGCGACGACCCGTGGTACTACTCAGATGatgttttcatcaaaatgaggaaaagagcaaaagatTTCCATAAGTTTACCTTGAAGGGCAGCGGAGGCTGTTTCCTGGTCGCAGCCATTGCAAATGAGAAGCACAAAGGAGCGAGCGTCTACCGCTACAGGAACGGCATTCTGGTCAATGAGGACTTCTACATTCAGGATCACCTCAATGTGGAAACGCTCACAGACATAAAGGATCTAATCGACT ATGCCTATGATGTCACTCTGGACCCCGACACAGCACATGACAGCATCAGTCTGACTCCGGAGAACAAGATGGCGACTCTCAGAGGGTCTCACGGATACGAAGACTCCCCCCAGAGGTTTGACTCTGTGTCACAGGTCCTGTGCAGAGAGGGGCTGACTGGGCGCTGCTACTGGGAGCTGGACTGGGGTCCTGTAGCATCAATGGAGTCCAGCGCAGGTGTTTGCTACTCAGGTCTGCAAAGGAAAGGGGATGGCGACGAGAGCCGTCTTGGGAAGAATGCCATGTCCTGGTGTTTAGGCTATCAGCACAACTTCTTGTCAGGAGACAGTGTTGTTTATGTAGAGCACGATAACAAGTCACAGGATCTAGGTCAACCTGTCATCAACAAACTGGGGGTGTTCCTGGACTGGTCTGGtggctctctgtctttctacaGTGTCTCAGATGCCGCCCTGACTCACCTCCACACCTTCTACACCACCTTCTCCGGGCCCCTGTACCCAGCCATCGGCCTGAACACCTTATTCAGCTACATGAAGCTGTGA